In Necator americanus strain Aroian chromosome IV, whole genome shotgun sequence, the following proteins share a genomic window:
- a CDS encoding hypothetical protein (NECATOR_CHRIV.G13677.T1), translated as MVVDDPSLGEQRLSSSWLACLLACGPTVCVYVGDVDIGGRNRSENPTNDEEEPDDSRGNCRSSANVDDEQCCGGGAQVLPMGILTSSPLHYCILRVGKFSFLDSGLDQAWDHINIATPTHPTRQGEKKKKTFGLDVIPRRVTHPRIASYSDVDYDDSDGR; from the exons ATGGTCGTTGACGACCCTTCGCTCGGGGAGCAGAGG CTGTCATCATCCTGGCTTGCCTGCCTGCTTGCCTGCGGACCgactgtgtgtgtgtatgtcgGCGATGTCGACATTGGCGGCCGAAATCGATCCGAGAACCCAACGAACGACGAGGAGGAGCCCGACGATTCACGGGGCAATTGTCGGTCGTCGGCGAATGTCGACGACGAGCAGTGCTGTGGTGGTGGTGCTCAGGTGCTCCCCATGGGAATTTTAACCTCATCTCCTCTTCATTACTGTATTTTACGTGtggggaaattttcatttctggacTCTGGGCTAGATCAGGCCTGGGATCATATAAACATCGCTACTCCCACACATCCCACTCGTCAgggggagaagaaaaaaaaaacattcggcCTCGACGTGATTCCCCGGCGTGTGACTCATCCGCGAATTGCATCATATTCTGACGTGGACTACGACGATTCGGATGGTCGTTGA